ttgcaaaaaatcaatttatttttgacatttttctcccattttctatttcttttttcaGACTCTTTTTGTGCTCTTCTTATACATAAATATGCGGGAATAGAAAAAGATTGTATACACGTTGAAAAAATACACTCAGATATAacggaaatatatatattttgaacaaaaaaatctcTGTCTGATGTATATACAAATTTTCGCAGACCAAAAGCAAATGAGTAATTTAAACGCGCGTTTAacataaaaagtatatattttttcgGACCAAACAAAAACGCAATGCATACGGCTGTTAACAAGGAATCTACGAATAGTTTATCGCTGATTAAAATGATGAATTTGTGCGAAAATGTATCGCTTTCTTAATGCACAACAACATAGAAGCAGAGCAAAATTACGCAATTATCATCAGTTGTTGTTATATTTCGTTAtattaattaaaagaaaagttGTAAATGTTGTCGTCATCAACAACGACGTCAACAACTACTTGTTCGCTGCCAGCATCAACGCTTCTTCTATTTTAGTGGTAGCGTATGATGGTATGAACTCAGCTCTACTACGGCTCAACAAAAATCGTGCGTGTAAATATCGTGTGGAACAAAAATAACAGAGCAACAACCAGAAATCGggagaaatacataaaaaacgcaaaactatttaataataataattataataacaataataaaaatagcAATAATAATTCTCACAACGCTTGTTAATACGGAAGACATTAGAGAAATCCAGAGATAACCAAAACCTAAACTCCTTCCTGCCATCATTCATCATTACGTAAAACCGATTGAATCaatctattttattttgttttaacttaattttaatatatatatgcatacacatatatatatacatatgcatTCATATACATACAAATTGTGTTACATATTTCGATAATTTATTTTGCTAAtcatacaaaaacaacaaaaggagagagaaaaatcattttattttggattaaaCATAAACCATTGTAtattttaaacaacaacaaccaataacAAAACGTAACAAAAAACTGCCTTTACCAAccaaacaaattaacaaaaacaacaacaaccagaacCAGAGAATAAGGACAACAATtcgaatatttaaaaataaaaaacaaacaaaaaaaatataaaaatacccACCGAAAATACTGGGCTTAAAATTTGTAACGCTTTTATTTAAACAACATCAAAAACATTtggaaagcaacaacaaaaaacccaCAAAATTCCAGACACTAAATATTAAAGCATCTATTCTTGGGTCATCGTTTGTTTTGCTACAAACTTGCCACCCTCTAAACTCGTTCGCTGTTTATTTGGAACCTTCTCCCATTTTCATTGAGTGATTGAAAGCAACGCCATCTTCATATTGTCTTTAAATTGCTGTTGAATTGGCCAATCTGTTGTTCATTCGGTTTTCCATTAAAGAGATATGGCAACACCTCAAGTCAAAGACTTGGTGTTGCGTTCGCCAGCTGGTTCATCCGAGGTCATAACATTCTCATGGCCCCTGCAAGTCGGCACCGGCCAAGATCGTCACGACAATGGCATCGATATTATTGATACAATTAAATTTGTATGCGATGAACTGCCCAGCATCTCGTCGGCCTTCGAGGAGATTAATCTTAATCATATAGACACTGCCTGTTATAAGACTATGACAAATCTTGTCGATCGTTTCAATAAAGCTGTTGACAGTATTGTTGCATTGGTaagtattttcattttaaatatttcacctttatattccaaaaaataaatttatcatttaattttttgttttattaactgGCTCGTCTGGCAACCCATCGCTCCTGTTTCGAGTTATCCCTTAGGATCTGTGTAGGAAAATCTTAAATATGTGGAAGAGCGAGGTGAAGTCGTCCAAGAGTCTCATTTTGCTACTTGATAGAGGAGAAGAATGAATTGTGCAAGGTGCTCTCTAAGCGTCCCAGAAATATGTTTTTCTAATCTTTCGCATGATTACCCTTTGGTACCTATACTGGGAATCTCTAAATAACTGCAAGAgcaagctgaagaagtcatgaGTCTGATTTTAAAAGTCGATAGGGAAAATTATTGAATCTAACAGGTTTTGCAGGTTGCTCTCTATGGATCCAAGAGCCATTGAGAACAATCTGAAGCATGCATCTGGATAGAATGTACAGGGACCTGCACAGTTAATCTCTAAAAAAGTGCAAGAAGAAGGTGAAGACGTGAAAAGGGCTTCAAGGGCCTGATTTTGAGAGTTGATAGAGGAAGTTAGTGAGTGTATTATGTTCGCAGGGAGCTCTCAAAGGAATCAAGGGCACTTGAGAACATTCTGAAAGATTAACCTGAACAGAATTCAGCTCTGATACGCTCAAGCTATAGACTTGAGACGGACTTCCATTGGTGCCCCAACGTAACCTGAGGGTCGATATACTCGGATAGGATTGATGTCTCTCTGATACAAAATAGAGCCGAGGCTTATAAAGGAATGGAAATTAGGCTGAACGGGAAATTCAATTGAACCCTACACGTCGCTGGGAAGGCGTACTACCTGCTGTGTTACAAAGAGCAGGACCGCCTCCTTGAGAGAATTTTAGAAGCTGCGACATGTTGGGGTGTTTTTCACGCCGTAAGCGCGGAAAACAAGCCGCTCCCTACACATTAGTCTCCCATCTTTGGTCTTAAAAGCCCTAGAGAGACTACTTGACATGTGTATTAAGGACCGTTTCGACCTTTTACTGGCACTGGGCTATCAGCATGCTTACACTccagcacgggatagctgtgagtacCATACAAGCTGgagcattgaggtccgatctgtgtggtgttcaatgctgtcacgagaagcttagctgcgagctacaagtcgcgtccacaggttgcggatagtggaatgctccattcaGAGTAGCTGTAACGGTAGTCGCAGACAATACGCggtatcgagaggagagtctcagtgagaggttggGTGGCACCAACTCTTGCACAAAAACTGAGTGCCAACGATGcgcgatatgacaaggcgagttattggcgcctttaaataaccaatggccaacctgtacccgcggcgatcggtccttggaccggaacgagcttgctcacctacaggagcttgacgaggatcgccaccaccACATAAAAATGAGGGTACAACAACAGCATGCTTACCCCAAGGTGGTCCGGTTGAAAGTCCACTTCATGATGTCTCTCAAtttcggcacgggataactatgagcaccaggTAGACTGGAGCTTTGAGCTCTTGATCTGAATTAGGTTTATACGCTGCTAAAAGTTCGGATAATCCACGCATCATTGACAGAGGTCTTGATTAGGAGGATGGAGTTTATCCTCCCTTTTATGGTTTCTGTTTTTCAAAAGGATTCTCAGGTATTTTCGACAGGGAGAGGGTGAAAGTCGTTGGATGGCCGattccttcctccttctacGGACTTCGTTCAGGCCAACGGACCCCAGAAAGACTGAGCTGGTACTAAAGCTTACGCAAGGAGGCAAAAGATTCGAGACATGTCCTGCATTGGATGGAGCTATCGCTTTCTTCGAATGCCAACTTCCTGAAAGTGATTCTTGACCAGAGAGAAAACCTCGACACAAATCGCAGCACATAGTCTAATATGAATGTATTTCGATTGTTCATGGTCCTCCAAAACCAAATTTAAACGGTGCCCCAAGTGAAATATAAGGAGTGTTATAAGGATGTTTGGGCAATTTATTTTAATCACCACTTTTACCAATCTGCCTTCAATCAGAATTGGCCATCACGTGGCACATAGCTTCACGCGCTTTATATATTGTGGGCAGTTGCATTGCTATTCGTCTTCCCTCGAGCACACTACGAACTGAACGTAAACACTACGAACTGAACTCTCTACTTCATCCAGTTAATAGCTGGTActtatattgcctatgtttcctgggttgaaaattctcaagacccctTAAGTCCTTACCGGGTCCAATTTTATTGACATGTTTTTGCATATTCATAATTTACGGTGTCAGTGAAATTATGAACATACGGTGTCAGTGAAATTATGAATATACGATGACCGTGCAAATGAAGCGTAGACTACGTTTTAGGTTGAGGGGATATTTACGACCTGCGGCCGAGTGTTTCACGGAACCCGACGGCATTTATCCTGAAGGCTGAGGAAACATGTACTCTGACTGGTAATTAGAACGTCAGGTCTTTGACGTCGCCGTAGATACTAAGAGGCGGACTTCTGCAGAGTTTATGATGTAAGAGTAGGAGTTGGAGATGGTCAAGCATCTTTTGTGCCACTACCCCGCATTTGCAAGAGGAAGACTCAGGAAAATGGGTGAATACCTCTTTCCGTTTCCGGATAACCTGAATTGATTGATGATGCTCTCACCGATGAGAGTTTCTCCCTGGTCCCCCTGTTTCTCTACATTTTTGCATTTTACGTTGTTTACCTTTTATCTAACTTTATGGTTTCTGCACCTTTGCGATGAAGAATCTAGCAAGCGATTTTGCTAGTCGCATGCCCTCTAGCCTAACATTGGTCTGATGGGATTTAACCGCATGCACCGTTGAtgtcgatgactgcataagtaatAAAGTACAAATAACTACAGCAATGGGATCGCGTTTACAGGATATCGACGACTCGTGGCCTAATACGACCTTTGGTAATGGGTTATTAAGTGAATTAGCTTGGGAGAATGACAGCAATGCGTCAACCGAACGAAGCCATACGAAGTTGTTTACACTGTACGGTTGCTACTATTGGATAGACCCGGACATAGAATTTCATGTGCGAATGTGTGTTGCGGTCCATCTATGCTTTAAATGATATATGACAGTATCTTCACTCACTGCACCTATCACCCACTTGGGTTTGCACCTATCAGGTTATTAAAAACTCCTCCACATATTTTCTTttcgttccatgttttgtttATATACTTTCATCATTTATACTACCAACTGTTCTAGCAaattggtttctttttttttaataattttcctttattttacAGGAAAAAGGAACCTCACTGCCCGCAGAGCGTCTTAATAAATTCGCTCATCCCAGTCTTCTAAGACATATTTTACAATTAGTCTATAATTTTGCCGTACTCGATCCCGATAAATTGAACAATTATGAACCCTTTTCGCCGGAGGTATATGGCGAGACCTCCTACGAATTGGTGCTGCAGATGATCAAACATGTCAATGTCACCAACGATGATACGTTCATTGACTTGGGTTCGGGCGTGGGACAAGTTGTCTTACAAATGGCCGGCTCGTTTCCCCTCAAGACATGCATTGGCATTGAGAAGGCCGACACACCGGCACGTTACGCCGAACGTATGGATGTGTTTTTTCGCCAATTTATGGCATGGTTTGGCAAACGTTTCTGCGAATACAAACTGATAAAGGGGGATTTCTTGGTCGATGAGCATCGAGAGAAAATAACCAGCTCATCATTGGTGTTTGTCAATAATTTTGCATTCGGACCGAATGTGGACCATCAGCTGAAGGAACGTTTCGCCGATTTAAGAGATGGTGCCCGTGTGGTGTCATCAAAATCTTTTTGCCCTTTGAATTTTCGCATAACTGACAGGTGAGAAGTGATAAATGCGTTATGATAATAAAATAAGATGTAAAactcatttttctttgtttttccaGAAATTTAAGTGACATAGGCACCATAATGCATGTTAGCGAAATACCTCCCCTAAAGGGTTCTGTATCATGGACGTGTAAACCGGTTTCATATTATCTTCATGTTATCGATCGTACTATATTAGAACGTTATTTTCAACGTCTTAAAACTCAAAAAGGTGCTGAAAACGATCATGTGGGTAAGTTGTGGCCATCGTGTGATGACCCCTGGATACGTAATTTTTGTGCAAAACTCTCAAACATTCCTTAAAGACAATAAAAATTCGTTCGTAACACAGCATGTGTGACGATGTGTTGTGGGTCACCAAGTTAACTCTACTATATCGTCAAAGATAAGAAAATTATGCAGCTATCGACGCTTGAAGTCCTAATCTCGCCGTAACAACAAACTCACACAGTACCAGAGTGAACACGAGCATTAAATCGACTCGTATCCCAACTTCATTTGTATTCTTCATTTTCTCACAttggatttttttctttccatCACCACAcgaatttttcatttctctATGCTTTTCACATTTTCGAACCTGCAATTGTTTTCATATCGAAAAATTGAATAGCTTGTATcgattttcaatgttttttcgaaattaaaactCCCTACCCCAAAAAAATTAACACTGGAATTCCAAATGTATTCCCAAAATAATTCTCAACTTTCAATATATTATTCGAAAATAATTACATACTTTTAAATCGATTTTATTATGCATTTAtgtgtgagagtgtgtgtgtcACTTCAAAATGTTGAACTATAGCCATTTTGATATACTAATGgtcaaaaaagaattttttgtagGAAGTTTATTAAAGGAAAACATCTTTCAGTTATTTGGAGCTGCAATTAAAAGTTTACATGACATTTTTATGAAGAAAGTAAGTTTTATTTGAAGAAAATACATGGATAGCTAGGACTTACTTATGATACACTCTATCAAAACTCTGGGACATAAATTTAAAGCAAACTTGTATAGCGTCATCAATGTAGAGACAttgataaaaattcaaatagtgTATCCAGAGGTTGTTtaaaatgtatattttcaaattcaaatgcTGTTGTTAGTTTATAAGCATTCGTCGAAGGTTGGCTGAGTGTCCAGATTCCTTTGGGGTCTACCCAAAGTTTCGATGCAAGGGGTACCTTTagttcccaatggaaagggtactaaaactacccttatcccTTTTCGAAagtgttctaaaactaccctttccgtatggagagggtactaaaactacactttccgtatggagagggtactaaaacatccCTTTCCCtatgctaaaactaccctctgccTATGGAAAGGGTTctttaactaccctttccctatgggaagggtactaaaactaccctttccatttgaaaagtatactaaaactatactttgcatagggaaagggtactaaaactacactttccatattgaaagggtactacaactaccctttacattgggaaagggtactaaacaaACCCTTTttatagggaaagggtactaaaactatcctttttatggggaaagggtactaacaaTACGCTCtccatagggaaagggtactaaatctaccctttccatagggaaagggtactaaaactacactttccccaTGAAAAGGGTACGAAACTTATCCTCTCCCTATCGAAAGTTTACTAGGTTTATTACCCGTTCCCAATGGGAagtggtaattttagtaccctttccccatggaaagggaactaaaactacattttccctGTGGAAAGGGTACAAAGCTACGCTTTCCCTACGGAAAGGAtctactaaaacttcccttttttatattgaaaggatactaaaactaccctttttatagagaaagtgtactaaaactacccgttccatagaaaaagggtactaaaactaccctttctttatggaaagggtacttaaaccacccatttcctatggaaagggaactaaaactacatttcgctatggaaagggtactaaaactactctttacctatggaaaaggtactaaaactactctttccctatgaaaagggtactaaaactaccctctccctatGGAAGGGTactttaactaccctttccctatgggaagggtacttaagctaccctttccttataGAAAGAATACtacaaactaccctttcgctatggaaagggtactaaaactacgctttccctatggaaaggatactaatactacactttccctatggaaagggttctaaaactaccctttctatagggaaatggtagtttttgtttttgtaccctttccctatggaCCACAACTACTCTTTTCCTAttaaaagggtactgaaactatctTTTCCCTAttgaaaggatactaaaactaccctttccctattgaaaggatactaaaactaccctctccctatggaaagggtactttaactaccctttccctattggaaaggtactaaaactatcctttccttatagaaagagtactaaaactaccttttctctatggaaagggtacaagaactaccctttccctacggAAAGGGTCTAAAACTGCGCTTTCCCtatggaaagggtaccaaacctaccctttccctattggaagggtactaaaactaccctttccttatagaaagggtactaaaactaccctttccctttggaaaggttactaaaactaccctttccctttggaaagggtactaaaactaccctctccctatagaaagggtacttttactaCCCTCTTCCTATAGAAAGGGTAAtttaactaccctttctttatggaaagggtattaaaactaccctttctttatggaaagggtactattgATAATTGCGACACTTATCCCAGGCAACTTTTCACTTCATGGATTAACTCATTGATGGCTCACTTCGTGAGGCATGGCAATATATCTCAAATATCTCTTCGGATAGTTTGAAAAGGCAGTCGATGATCACCATTTGCAGGATGGAGGAAACCTTTTATAGCTCTTATAACTGGAAAAATGGAATTAACTTTCAACTTTAAAGTCGGTTATATTTAAAGCCGACGTAGTTATGTTTGTGCTCTTATGCattcatttttttcaaatagatCTAACTTTCATTCGTACATGTTCATGTCATaatttttggtccaaataaATCAGCTTTAACCTTTAGCGAAGAAATCTAATGTTTCTCGAAGAGGTCTTAACATATGTAGACCTCTTTTTTGGATGTTTTTTGCATCTCTAACGTAATAAAAATAAGAATTCTTTACATTCCATTAAGTGACATGAAATCAAGACCAAGAAACCAACTAATTAGCCTTTTCCAATTTGTTCCCTTTTATTTGGATTTTAGGTGGATCGACGCGTACCACTAGGGATCGTGCCAAGCGTGAAGCTAACAACCAGGCTTTGGGTAATTCTCAAAATTCATCATTGACAGCTCGCACAAGTTCACCAGCGGCTAATGCCGCCAATGGCATCACAGGCGCTACAGCCACAATGGCGACGGCCAGCACCAACAGCACCTCTACTGTCACTAAGACtaggcaacaacaacagcagcaacaacaacagcagcagcaacgctCCAACGAAATGGAGACCTCTACCGAAAGTGATGGTGATGCGTTAACAACAAACGGTGGCAATAGTAATGGCAGCGGAGGTCCCATTACCCGGAAGAATTGGTCCGATTGGGCCAGCTCCAAGGGCAAGAGCTCGCAATCCGACGAAGAGGAAAATAATAATtctatagcaacaacaacaaccgcatCATCCACCCGCACTGTTCGTACCACAACACAAAAGAAACGCAAGAAATTAACTCGCAAAGCGGCCATTGCTAGCAAaagtgctgctgctgccgcccaAAGGGAGGCTGCGGCCAAGGAGCGTGCCGAAGCAGCCGCTGCAGCCTCCAAAGATAATTCCTCCAAGGAGGATGGCGGTAGTGGTAATACCACTGGTGGAGCTAAAAGTGCAACTACTTCTGGCGGTCGCAAGGGCCGTCTGAAAAAGGGCGCTGTTCGTGGCAGACGTTGTGCCAACATTGCCGGTCTGGAAGTATTGCACAAACAAACTTTGCTCTCCACCTCTGTGGAGGCAATGAGCAAGAAATTACCACCTGCACCAGGTTGTGTGGATCAACAATTGACCTCATTGTTGACCCAAAATATGGCCCATCGGGAACTCGATATACCCACATCGCCTCAGGATACCCCCTAtgctttgcaaattttgctagaTGTCTTCCGCTCCCAGTACATGGCCATGATCGAACAAATGAAATCGAAAGCTTTTGTGCCCAATATCAAGAAGCAAATACAAATGGAGCAGGAACGCAAACAGCGTATCAAGAATCGTGCCTCCCAATTGGACAAACAGATAAAGGTGTTGATAGATGATAGTGTGGCTTTGCTGAAAGTGCGCATGAATGAATTGGGCATCAATGTATCTTCGCCCAATGATCTGATAGCTAAGGCCAAGGAAATCGTTGGACGCCACAAGGAACTGCAGGGTGTCGCGAAGAAGATTCAAAGTCAGGTTACCGCCTATGAAATGGAACAAAGGCGTTTATTAAAGAAACAATTACAACATCTGCCCGAATATCAATGTCTGTATGGGGCCAATGGCAAGACAAAGTTACATGACTTACCGGGTGGCGAACTTTCTGAAGCAGCTGCCCATGAGCTCGTACTGAAAGAAATTGCCAATACCTTGGCGCAAAGAAAGAAATTGGTGGCCCAAGTGTCCTGCATAGAAAAGGAAGCCAAGAGCTTGGAAAAGGCTGCCGAAGAGAGAAGAGCTACCGCAACCCTGTTGGCCCAAGGCACAAATATCATAATGACCAACCCCGCCACTAGTTCAAATAGCAGCATGAGTTCCCCATTGAATCAACCACTCCAACTTACCACCCACAATCATGTCAATACGATATCTATTAATCATGTGTCGAATACCAACTCGTTGAACTCTTCTTCCTCCAGCGCATCCGCTGCACCTGTCTCCTCTTTAGTGCCAAACAGTTCAGCAATGCAACCATCGATAACAGTGACGAAAACCACTGGAAAATCATCAAGACGAGCACGGGATCATCGTTCTCGTTCCCAGGAATGGCCGGATGTGCCTGATGTTGGCAAAATCGAGGAAAGTAATCCAGAAGTGCTGGCGCAGAAAATACTGGAGACGGGCAGAAAAATTGAAGCCAGCAAGCTGGCCATGGCAAATGCGAAACAACATCAACAGCAGCCCTTGGCTTTGAACAACCATCATtatcagcaacagcagcaagcGCACCAACAACATCCGCAGCAGCTGCAGCACCATCACctacatcagcagcagcagcatcaccaCCATAATCAGCATGCCTCACACTCGCAACCACCTCCACATCATCACCCTGAGGATAAACCATATCGCAGCAAACACCAACGTTCTGCGAGCAATGAGCATTTGCCAGGCATACCATTTTCTGGGCAATTCTCGCAAGCTCCGCCAGATGCATCCGCATTAATGCCGGCACCGAAACATAGAGGGGAACATCCCCTCAATGCTGGGCTTACTTCAGTagccaacagcaacaacaacaacaacctgaaTAACACAATGCGCCAAATGAATGGTCCCTCAATGGCCAGCAGCAGCACTTTGCCAAAGTGTGAATTGCCTGGCATGCGTAAGAGCCATAGCGCCACTAATGCCGCATCTGCCCCAGTGGTTAGCATTCAGGAGTCTCCCAAAGTGGCCAATTTTGAAGATAGACTCAAGAGCATAATAACATCTGCCCTCAATGAAGACCAAGAGCAGCGCAAGGCTCAGCAAGTGAATCAAGTACATGTGGAAGTCTCTCCCGCCACCCAGCAATCGCCCGCTCCAAAGCGTAGTAAACATGGGGGCACTGTAGCCTCGTCCTCCTCCTCAGCGAGCAATGCCCACAGTTCACTGACCAATATCATCAATGTGGCCACCCATGGTATGACCCATTTAAATGCTACAACCACAATATCGCCCATAAATACAGCTTTGCCGCCACCACCGTCGCAAAGTAAATATGGACCGCCAACGCCCTCGTCTAAGGCCATGTTGCAACCCATCAATAATTCAACGTCTTCCGCAGTAGTCAATTCTGCAGCATCGTCAAAAGGGGGTTCTTCTTCCACCTCCAAGTATCATCCACATCATGGGCCTTTAAATCATCAAGCAGCAGCGGCTGCAGCAGCCGGGTCACATCTCAACAACCATACCTATGGACATCCTTCAATTACTTCGGAGCATAATATGCTTAGAAGACGCAGTTCTGTTAGTGCTGCTAGCTACGAACAATTCTtagcccaacaacaacaacaccagcaacagcagcagcatcttcaccaacagcaacaacagatGCTGTTAAATTCGAATAGCCAA
This Stomoxys calcitrans chromosome 2, idStoCalc2.1, whole genome shotgun sequence DNA region includes the following protein-coding sequences:
- the LOC106090482 gene encoding uncharacterized protein LOC106090482 isoform X2, encoding MATPQVKDLVLRSPAGSSEVITFSWPLQVGTGQDRHDNGIDIIDTIKFVCDELPSISSAFEEINLNHIDTACYKTMTNLVDRFNKAVDSIVALEKGTSLPAERLNKFAHPSLLRHILQLVYNFAVLDPDKLNNYEPFSPEVYGETSYELVLQMIKHVNVTNDDTFIDLGSGVGQVVLQMAGSFPLKTCIGIEKADTPARYAERMDVFFRQFMAWFGKRFCEYKLIKGDFLVDEHREKITSSSLVFVNNFAFGPNVDHQLKERFADLRDGARVVSSKSFCPLNFRITDRNLSDIGTIMHVSEIPPLKGSVSWTCKPVSYYLHVIDRTILERYFQRLKTQKGAENDHVGGSTRTTRDRAKREANNQALGNSQNSSLTARTSSPAANAANGITGATATMATASTNSTSTVTKTRQQQQQQQQQQQQRSNEMETSTESDGDALTTNGGNSNGSGGPITRKNWSDWASSKGKSSQSDEEENNNSIATTTTASSTRTVRTTTQKKRKKLTRKAAIASKSAAAAAQREAAAKERAEAAAAASKDNSSKEDGGSGNTTGGAKSATTSGGRKGRLKKGAVRGRRCANIAGLEVLHKQTLLSTSVEAMSKKLPPAPGCVDQQLTSLLTQNMAHRELDIPTSPQDTPYALQILLDVFRSQYMAMIEQMKSKAFVPNIKKQIQMEQERKQRIKNRASQLDKQIKVLIDDSVALLKVRMNELGINVSSPNDLIAKAKEIVGRHKELQGVAKKIQSQVTAYEMEQRRLLKKQLQHLPEYQCLYGANGKTKLHDLPGGELSEAAAHELVLKEIANTLAQRKKLVAQVSCIEKEAKSLEKAAEERRATATLLAQGTNIIMTNPATSSNSSMSSPLNQPLQLTTHNHVNTISINHVSNTNSLNSSSSSASAAPVSSLVPNSSAMQPSITVTKTTGKSSRRARDHRSRSQEWPDVPDVGKIEESNPEVLAQKILETGRKIEASKLAMANAKQHQQQPLALNNHHYQQQQQAHQQHPQQLQHHHLHQQQQHHHHNQHASHSQPPPHHHPEDKPYRSKHQRSASNEHLPGIPFSGQFSQAPPDASALMPAPKHRGEHPLNAGLTSVANSNNNNNLNNTMRQMNGPSMASSSTLPKCELPGMRKSHSATNAASAPVVSIQESPKVANFEDRLKSIITSALNEDQEQRKAQQVNQVHVEVSPATQQSPAPKRSKHGGTVASSSSSASNAHSSLTNIINVATHGMTHLNATTTISPINTALPPPPSQSKYGPPTPSSKAMLQPINNSTSSAVVNSAASSKGGSSSTSKYHPHHGPLNHQAAAAAAAGSHLNNHTYGHPSITSEHNMLRRRSSVSAASYEQFLAQQQQHQQQQQHLHQQQQQMLLNSNSQQHLPLEFKQPPLENHHHLGHQQRSNSREMLQIDEPVRSSSANSDSALPYYPPTRDRLMSMERSNSRESAAMAAQHHGGQAQQQQPPSRPSSNSSQPDYTQVSPAKMALRRHLSQEKLNLHVPPVQGNGGSGNSMPAMASKTIGDLVNGEIERTLEITHQSIINAAVNMSTVGTASGERNPYLLDRSIYATGSEQQRERDRSNERERERERERERERERERMIINNSAQRPERVHVKVVDEPQQLAASAGGYAEISSRATTASETKSAYAHNLATLANVAYQHKSMVGSNGGPAGPSPPSAAHHGPGTSSGSTSSSSASRHYNNRERDATNMNTSAAYPHLPSSSGKVSSNSGNSASSSTNRDYQPVALPRAEMKPCIEAYFQEEQHHPQQQQMPHHHHHTSSSTHSHKSSKDKHSSRNNRLNGTNPPLEGLAASLMASHGRFLDGKFREEHEERQKRAAAASTSNSGNASNTSSSGHNNDHNINSGQQQQHNRHAEHYGTNSYGQQQQQQPTSSNHNSHHHNGSPMKVELGVKRTSPMTNHHPRAAKIPHYSHEQNPMAHTSSGGGNNNHPLHHQQQSQHHQQTQHHASHHHHHPGQAASSTSLGNPYANTNGGLPSNAHGHHNASGYPPHSHSPSSSSSSSSAHRRDDVIAADDESHWQHRVSSGFDRLVAFASTELDKTRRSIDNDTVPSSISCNTSPDSGITHSSSNSEAARTFLSTSSTSSQLDLPISSGSSTSSGNSSFLGGHHSHHHNHSMHHHNSHPDHLSDSSMKSSHSDLNSLPIALKNCSSPQDPSAIESPPLSDMGLPRTPSPSVNTPPPGGVVVGEQINNLKIPLKYQRKSKSSLEKHYKKKFCERNWEYDCDEILAYSNSSSTAAADAAGPTHNGPLLEGSGTDQLDGGLHNNKDLDCMNSNALGALEQHTQHHKSSKFRPKGKDWDWSMDSNSSNPSNMGQTKMKSSELLATSMGPTTAAPSSANAMHSQKASSII